From Candidatus Neomarinimicrobiota bacterium, the proteins below share one genomic window:
- a CDS encoding DsrE/DsrF/DrsH-like family protein, with product MSESKIKKVSIVISKGSLEGVYPGLIMANGARMEGIDATVFFTFFGLEAIMKKKADKIKVATVGNPAMHMPSLLGIIPGMSAFATHKMKKEMEKLDIPPVSEFIEMLSDAGAELYACKATVDMFHLTKDDFVPQVNDIINVATFYEKSAGAEIIFT from the coding sequence ATGTCTGAATCAAAGATAAAAAAAGTGTCCATCGTCATATCCAAAGGGTCTTTGGAAGGGGTTTATCCCGGACTTATCATGGCCAATGGTGCCCGGATGGAAGGTATTGATGCCACCGTCTTTTTTACATTTTTTGGTCTGGAAGCCATTATGAAGAAGAAGGCAGATAAAATCAAGGTGGCGACGGTTGGAAATCCGGCCATGCACATGCCCTCTTTGCTGGGAATTATTCCCGGGATGTCTGCCTTTGCCACCCATAAAATGAAAAAAGAGATGGAGAAACTGGATATTCCCCCGGTGAGTGAATTCATTGAAATGCTTTCCGATGCCGGAGCCGAACTCTATGCCTGTAAGGCCACGGTGGATATGTTTCACCTGACCAAAGATGATTTTGTGCCTCAGGTGAATGACATTATCAATGTCGCGACCTTTTATGAAAAATCTGCCGGTGCGGAAATTATCTTTACGTAA
- a CDS encoding NFACT family protein, with protein sequence MITSWFTWEKLCHVMNARLKGEVFETCYSHVKSELVIQNNNPRKDSIRIHLDQSLPFLFLQPIQPPGQKVPIFSDFKPAEFVEAEIAGTDRDIRMNFTEDQAIILRIRPPKNNVYFISPSSMDTFKKSTDQTIYFDATPVSFQSLSDDPRLNERWKKRFHDLFPDLSWPDLQQEISRANGQVLGGRFILLPLLREEFNPHRFYDNYRDYITGRLKELHFKPEKNRIITALSSRAEKVSYRIRQLSKTEEQADLIERYRIYGDILMTMLSTLQPGQEEAEIPIELRPRDYPETIPLKPDLSPQANAQRYYNRARKLERARQESRDTESVLKKEYDELKAKITELEAIETLHDLRKWLKKNKDLIGRLNRMENPQKSDITRLPYREFFYQSWRIWVGKSARDNDDMTFHLSHKNDLWLHTRNSTGSHVIIRREGKAHIPGHLIEYAASLAARFSEEKHASLVPVVCTERKHVVKRKGFPPGKAHYSLEKTILIKPAEIE encoded by the coding sequence ATGATTACCTCCTGGTTTACCTGGGAAAAACTGTGCCATGTGATGAATGCCCGCCTGAAAGGTGAGGTGTTTGAAACATGTTATTCCCATGTAAAAAGTGAACTTGTCATTCAAAATAACAATCCCCGGAAGGATTCCATCCGGATTCACCTGGATCAGTCTCTCCCCTTTCTTTTTCTCCAGCCCATTCAACCGCCGGGGCAAAAAGTCCCTATTTTTTCAGATTTCAAACCGGCCGAATTTGTGGAAGCTGAGATCGCCGGTACAGACAGGGACATCCGCATGAATTTTACAGAGGATCAGGCTATCATCCTGCGTATCCGGCCTCCAAAAAATAATGTCTATTTTATATCCCCTTCCAGTATGGATACATTTAAAAAATCAACGGATCAGACCATTTATTTTGATGCCACACCTGTATCATTTCAGTCTCTTTCAGACGATCCACGCCTGAACGAGCGATGGAAAAAACGATTCCATGATTTATTTCCGGATCTCTCCTGGCCTGATCTTCAGCAGGAAATTTCCCGGGCCAATGGTCAGGTGCTGGGCGGTCGTTTTATCCTGCTTCCACTTCTCCGGGAAGAATTTAATCCCCATCGTTTTTACGACAATTACCGGGATTACATCACCGGCAGGTTAAAAGAGCTCCATTTCAAACCAGAAAAAAACCGGATCATAACGGCACTATCTTCACGTGCAGAAAAAGTTTCCTATAGAATCCGGCAACTTTCCAAAACAGAAGAACAGGCAGATCTTATTGAACGCTACCGGATTTATGGGGACATCCTAATGACCATGCTCAGTACGCTGCAGCCGGGACAGGAAGAAGCTGAGATTCCCATAGAACTCCGCCCACGGGACTATCCGGAAACCATCCCGCTGAAACCGGATTTATCCCCACAAGCCAACGCACAGCGCTATTACAACAGAGCCCGAAAACTTGAACGGGCCCGGCAGGAATCCCGGGATACAGAATCGGTACTGAAAAAAGAATACGATGAATTGAAAGCAAAGATCACCGAACTGGAAGCCATTGAGACATTACATGATCTCAGAAAGTGGTTGAAAAAAAATAAAGACCTGATAGGACGCCTGAACCGGATGGAAAATCCCCAAAAATCAGATATAACCCGTCTGCCATACCGGGAATTTTTCTATCAATCCTGGCGTATCTGGGTCGGCAAATCAGCCAGGGATAATGACGATATGACCTTCCATCTCTCCCATAAAAATGATTTATGGCTCCATACAAGAAATTCCACAGGATCCCATGTTATTATTCGTCGTGAGGGGAAGGCCCATATCCCGGGACATTTGATTGAATATGCTGCATCCCTTGCGGCACGATTCAGCGAAGAGAAACACGCATCGCTGGTTCCGGTAGTGTGCACTGAGCGAAAGCATGTCGTCAAGCGAAAGGGATTTCCTCCGGGCAAAGCTCATTATAGCCTGGAAAAAACCATCCTTATCAAACCGGCAGAAATCGAATGA